A stretch of Apis cerana isolate GH-2021 linkage group LG1, AcerK_1.0, whole genome shotgun sequence DNA encodes these proteins:
- the LOC108002095 gene encoding mucin-2-like isoform X4 yields the protein MLRTIMHKNLSRMACLEIIIFLCSMITFTVSNCETESENSNKKVNLFKFPSELDLSSLKTSLENEESLRKIVKRLAPEKNGEYQIYQGVTGQPGVDFPALTTIPATSFSCRGLKGGYYADLETNCQVFHICDNGRKISFLCPNGTIFQQSQLICDWWFKVDCSKSTELYEQSSEQLFEEERRRAETSRKKSKFDYQQSIEQQDRGQQDDYYDVQNLSYDGKQNGRIKPYEEPPQDNQLQSNRERIKSSRHFDSGNNFSRESNAQRDNDQLFGVNGFQSSNQPPNLKQQFDQFTRNTEEGNVNRYSSTNQDYYTASKKTQNYYVTNRNSNAQRDDKGSTLKRLKFKGLSGRNNSTSTTASQRVTPAYTESTTFRGGNTSPVKESQQFAESAAFVGNRGNRFNENTGNTHHYYYQLYINRGDSTTRNPNYDPTTSTIRDNENDVSTRRNDYSHSYYETTTQYPTPTATTTPYNDEIATESSLSTNSFANFDTRPTESLRFANTNYEYRGHQKVRGSNVRSSFVDKNHHNINDNRESNRVANVGTIPPTARSYVATDAYRQNTVTPSSPQQRYTTTGHYQSPTSTASFRSNNFARGTERPVNTIDSRSNGLNGDTKPSGKNPSTVSPGYRQNFISTSTEKPYKTTAIYQENTEKDLSPYDRSFTYKQGKVMSTLGPYVPFTRNYAYTWATSTSRPTLYTPTVPTYTTAYPSPKASTPKSKHPTSTSGSKTNGSRSSEREHVLSMLHSLKNLEHSVPGLSDAFKGGERATNVSVPPDPSTLHSLALYFSTATENFNSNETTDSSVNVASVDTLSKKSNGTVQVPTSLLTRHTIDSYTELFKLNDAVEIDNATSTEDRLDNANSYGEDDDLELQQSGGSLDDLRKSNGTRLRELAQVFTHALSAYLLDPDTFKKVLTEIRPTEPSRTTLETDLWATTTTPYPAQQEDEDDDSLGGEKDEVLDFSDDSNDVRQKLTTTYPTTFELPSTTAVQENIYEALSTLPSTYYTTPRTSGQDFFEYSTNLVSLNPVSSNYFESSMPPTESTEFTAEANSTPYTSGSYYNRNNEIEKESVESTEGRLPSSDENQNRVGGFQNNSVTTTATEPYTDKISFLTTPVSDNYVVSPTPLPPSMFVHMVTYNWNKKSTSKKPEQQLSPPLFDAHSQAIRKGNDKIAASLRPENYPSTQTSAHNVRATTFASTKNYETSTEQPFKIPREKSLLTEAKVGISLPTSRNSYTKFRNLYNRVDEHNIETTERATPATTLLTEFPVTTTVSSVETTTSYANDSNDPFESTSRKKEEPKVLDNDHWTSSPAVTHLWETSVFVDPQRINYDLESDLESTVTTGTQFTVTDSRERIEYGNTPSFDDDMSIGSEESSSTDEDTSLSVQRSSRDEDSPTSFSLLPTSFTNTVTPKPLITTRSSITTTITSSVTSTKSLAGQQGLVTLLPYTAAASKSNGTENEIAEKLFGKLNASSTDTLMRVMKQADNNETVRQLVLLLIRHCNDPATNNTLQREKEELLNALLRLPVNEFSSEESKNVVAEINQLNLPAVKSVNYARSGSTAPPLITEPPVTTFRSKKSRKFRSTTENSANIARRSEKVSDENNSLQEDESFASDNRALELLRSLYTIATKWG from the exons ATGTTGCGCAC AATCATGCACAAAAATTTATCCAGAATGGCATGCCttgaaataatcatatttttat GTTCAATGATCACTTTTACGGTCAGCAATTGCGAAACAGAG TCAGAAAATAGTAACAAGAAGGTAAATTTGTTCAAGTTCCCGTCAGAGTTGGATTTATCAAGCCTAAAAACATCGTTAGAAAACGAAGAATCGTTGAGAAAAATAGTGAAAAGACTGGCACCGGAGAAGAATGGCGAGTACCAAATTTATCAAG GCGTGACAGGACAGCCCGGAGTAGACTTTCCAGCACTCACGACAATTCCAGCCACTTCGTTCAGCTGTCGCGGCCTGAAAGGTGGTTACTACGCGGACTTGGAGACAAATTGTCAA GTATTCCACATCTGCGACAATGGCCGGAAGATATCGTTCCTCTGTCCCAACGGTACCATCTTTCAGCAATCGCAGTTGATTTGCGATTGGTGGTTCAAGGTGGACTGTAGCAAATCCACCGAGCTGTACGAGCAAAGCAGCGAGCAGCTAttcgaggaggaaagaagaCGAGCCGAGACGAGccgaaagaaatcgaaattcgACTATCAACAATCGATCGAGCAGCAAGATCGCGGCCAACAAGACGATTACTACGACGTTCAAAATCTTAGTTACGACGGGAAACAGAATGGAAGGATCAAACCTTACGAGGAGCCTCCCCAAGATAACCAGCTGCAATCGAACAGAGAGAGGATCAAATCCTCCCGTCATTTTGACTCCGGCAATAATTTCAGTCGGGAATCGAACGCGCAAAGAGATAACGATCAATTGTTCGGTGTTAATGGGTTTCAATCATCGAATCAACCGCCCAACTTGAAGCAACAATTCGATCAATTTACAAGGAATACCGAGGAAGGGAACGTGAATAGGTATTCGAGCACGAATCAAGATTATTACACAGCCTCGAAAAAGACTCAGAATTACTACGTGACCAATAGAAACTCGAATGCCCAACGGGACGATAAAGGATCAACTCTGAAGAGATTGAAGTTCAAAGGTTTGTCCGGTAGAAATAATTCAACCTCTACTACCGCTTCCCAAAGAGTGACTCCGGCTTATACCGAGTCGACCACGTTCAGAGGAGGCAATACCAGCCCTGTGAAAGAATCCCAGCAATTTGCGGAAAGCGCGGCTTTCGTTGGAAATCGTGGGAATCGATTCAACGAGAACACTGGAAACACGCATCACTATTACTACCAATTGTATATCAATCGAGGGGATTCTACCACGAGAAATCCTAATTACGACCCGACCACTTCGACCATCCGGGATAACGAAAACGACGTGTCCACGAGGAGAAACGATTACTCGCACTCCTATTACGAGACGACCACGCAATACCCGACACCCACAGCGACCACTACCCCCTACAACGACGAGATCGCCACGGAAAGTAGCCTCTCGACAAACTCGTTTGCCAATTTCGATACCCGACCAACCGAATCCCTTCGATTCGCCAATACCAACTACGAGTATCGCGGACACCAGAAGGTTAGAGGCAGCAACGTTCGAAGCAGCTTCGTCGATAAAAATCACCACAATATTAACGATAACAGGGAATCTAACAGAGTGGCTAACGTAGGAACGATTCCTCCAACCGCTCGTTCCTACGTGGCCACGGATGCGTATCGTCAAAACACCGTGACACCGAGCTCCCCGCAACAGAGGTATACGACTACCGGTCATTACCAGTCGCCTACGTCGACCGCGTCCTTTCGCAGCAATAATTTCGCTCGTGGCACGGAGAGGCCGGTGAACACGATCGATAGTCGGTCCAATGGATTGAACGGCGATACGAAACCGAGCGGGAAGAACCCTTCCACGGTTTCGCCAGGTTATCGACAAAACTTCATCAGCACCAGCACCGAGAAACCGTACAAGACCACCGCgatttatcaagaaaatacGGAGAAAGATCTGAGCCCTTACGATAGAAGTTTCACGTACAAACAGGGCAAAGTGATGTCCACTCTGGGTCCTTACGTCCCGTTCACCAGGAATTACGCCTACACTTGGGCAACCAGCACTTCGAGACCCACCCTCTACACTCCCACGGTGCCTACTTACACCACGGCTTACCCATCGCCGAAAGCTTCCACGCCGAAATCGAAACATCCTACATCGACGAGTGGAAGCAAGACGAACGGGTCGCGATCCTCCGAGAGGGAGCACGTGTTAAGCATGCTCCATTCCCTGAAGAATCTGGAGCACAGCGTGCCCGGCCTGTCCGACGCGTTCAAAGGTGGCGAGAGAGCGACCAATGTTTCCGTTCCCCCCGACCCATCCACCTTACACTCTCTGGCGCTCTATTTTTCCACGGCTACCGAGAACTTTAACTCCAACGAGACTACGGACTCGTCCGTGAACGTAGCATCCGTCGATACACTTTCGAAAAAAAGCAATGGAACGGTGCAAGTGCCGACCAGCCTTCTGACCCGACACACCATCGATTCGTACACGGAACTGTTCAAATTGAACGACGCTGTGGAGATAGATAACGCGACGAGCACGGAAGATCGTCTGGATAACGCGAACAGTTACGGAGAGGACGACGATCTGGAGCTTCAACAAAGCGGAGGATCACTGGACGACCTTCGAAAGTCGAACGGTACCAGACTTCGAGAACTGGCACAAGTGTTCACCCATGCTTTGTCCGCGTATTTATTGGATCCAGACACGTTCAAGAAGGTATTGACCGAGATCAGACCCACCGAACCGTCTCGAACTACTTTGGAAACCGATCTATGGGCTACCACCACCACTCCTTATCCTGCCCAGCAGGAGGACGAAGATGACGATTCATTGGGCGGGGAAAAGGACGAGGTTCTAGACTTCTCCGACGACAGCAACGATGTCAGGCAGAAATTGACCACCACTTATCCCACTACTTTCGAATTACCAAGCACTACGGCGgtacaagaaaatatttacgagGCCTTGAGCACGTTGCCAAGTACCTATTACACTACACCCAGAACATCTGGCCAAGATTTCTTCGAATACAGTACGAACTTGGTATCGTTGAATCCCGTCTCTAGTAACTATTTCGAGAGTTCCATGCCACCGACAGAGAGCACAGAGTTTACGGCAGAGGCGAACAGCACGCCGTACACGAGCGGATCTTATTACAATCGGAATAAcgagatagagaaagaaagcGTCGAGTCAACGGAGGGCCGTCTCCCCTCTTCCGACGAGAATCAAAATCGAGTCGGGGGTTTCCAAAACAACAGCGTCACGACAACCGCGACCGAACCGTACACGGACAAAATATCGTTCCTCACCACTCCCGTGAGCGATAATTACGTCGTCTCACCGACGCCCTTACCGCCATCGATGTTCGTGCACATGGTCACCTACAATTGGAACAAGAAATCGACCAGCAAAAAGCCCGAGCAACAGCTGAGTCCTCCGTTGTTCGACGCTCATTCCCAAGCGATTCGAAAGGGGAACGACAAGATTGCCGCGTCCCTGAGGCCCGAGAATTATCCCAGCACACAGACGTCGGCGCACAACGTACGCGCGACGACCTTCGCCTCGACCAAGAATTACGAGACGTCGACCGAGCAACCTTTCAAAATTCCTCGAGAAAAGTCGTTGTTGACCGAGGCAAAAGTTGGAATTTCCCTGCCTACGTCGCGAAACAGTTACACGAAATTCAGGAATCTTTACAATCGCGTGGACGAGCACAATATCGAGACAACCGAGAGAGCGACGCCTGCGACGACCCTTCTAACCGAATTCCCTGTAACAACAACCGTATCCAGCGTCGAGACTACGACGTCTTACGCGAACGACTCTAACGACCCGTTCGAATCCACGAGTCGCAAGAAGGAAGAACCCAAAGTATTGGACAACGATCATTGGACCTCGTCGCCGGCTGTCACCCATCTGTGGGAGACCTCCGTGTTCGTCGATCCTCAAAGGATCAACTACGATTTGGAGTCGGATCTCGAATCGACGGTGACAACGGGAACGCAGTTCACCGTCACGGACAGTCGGGAGAGGATAGAATACGGGAACACGCCTTCCTTCGATGACGACATGTCGATCGGTTCGGAGGAGTCGTCGTCCACGGACGAGGATACGTCGCTTTCCGTGCAAAGATCGTCCAGGGACGAGGACTCGCCGACGAGCTTCTCCCTGCTTCCAACTTCGTTCACGAACACCGTGACGCCAAAGCCACTGATCACCACACGATCCAGCATCACTACCACGATAACGTCCTCCGTCACGTCCACGAAATCGTTGGCTGGCCAACAGGGCTTGGTGACTTTGCTTCCTTACACGGCCGCCGCGAGCAAGTCGAACGGGACGGAGAACGAAATTGCGGAGAAATTGTTCGGCAAATTAAACGCTTCGAGCACCGATACGTTGATGAGAGTGATGAAACAGGCGGATAATAACGAGACCGTTCGACAACTCGTCCTCCTTTTGATACGGCATTGCAACGATCCGGCAACGAACAACACGTTGCAACGGGAGAAGGAGGAGTTGTTGAACGCGCTGCTCAGGTTGCCCGTGAACGAATTCTCGTCCGAGGAGTCGAAGAACGTGGTGGCCGAGATTAATCAGCTCAATCTGCCCGCCGTTAAGTCGGTTAATTACGCGAGAAGCGGTTCGACCGCGCCGCCGTTGATTACCGAGCCGCCTGTGACCACGTTCAGGAGTAAGAAGAGCCGTAAATTTCGCTCGACCACGGAAAATTCGGCGAATATAGCGAGACGATCGGAGAAGGTATCGGACGAGAATAATTCCCTGCAGGAGGACGAGAGTTTCGCGTCTGACAACAGGGCGCTTGAACTTCTCAGATCGTTGTACACTATAGCCACTAAATGGGGGTGA
- the LOC108002095 gene encoding mucin-2-like isoform X3 — protein MLRTIMHKNLSRMACLEIIIFLCSMITFTVSNCETEFPSELDLSSLKTSLENEESLRKIVKRLAPEKNGEYQIYQVFFGNVDLLKEWLKGAGVTGQPGVDFPALTTIPATSFSCRGLKGGYYADLETNCQVFHICDNGRKISFLCPNGTIFQQSQLICDWWFKVDCSKSTELYEQSSEQLFEEERRRAETSRKKSKFDYQQSIEQQDRGQQDDYYDVQNLSYDGKQNGRIKPYEEPPQDNQLQSNRERIKSSRHFDSGNNFSRESNAQRDNDQLFGVNGFQSSNQPPNLKQQFDQFTRNTEEGNVNRYSSTNQDYYTASKKTQNYYVTNRNSNAQRDDKGSTLKRLKFKGLSGRNNSTSTTASQRVTPAYTESTTFRGGNTSPVKESQQFAESAAFVGNRGNRFNENTGNTHHYYYQLYINRGDSTTRNPNYDPTTSTIRDNENDVSTRRNDYSHSYYETTTQYPTPTATTTPYNDEIATESSLSTNSFANFDTRPTESLRFANTNYEYRGHQKVRGSNVRSSFVDKNHHNINDNRESNRVANVGTIPPTARSYVATDAYRQNTVTPSSPQQRYTTTGHYQSPTSTASFRSNNFARGTERPVNTIDSRSNGLNGDTKPSGKNPSTVSPGYRQNFISTSTEKPYKTTAIYQENTEKDLSPYDRSFTYKQGKVMSTLGPYVPFTRNYAYTWATSTSRPTLYTPTVPTYTTAYPSPKASTPKSKHPTSTSGSKTNGSRSSEREHVLSMLHSLKNLEHSVPGLSDAFKGGERATNVSVPPDPSTLHSLALYFSTATENFNSNETTDSSVNVASVDTLSKKSNGTVQVPTSLLTRHTIDSYTELFKLNDAVEIDNATSTEDRLDNANSYGEDDDLELQQSGGSLDDLRKSNGTRLRELAQVFTHALSAYLLDPDTFKKVLTEIRPTEPSRTTLETDLWATTTTPYPAQQEDEDDDSLGGEKDEVLDFSDDSNDVRQKLTTTYPTTFELPSTTAVQENIYEALSTLPSTYYTTPRTSGQDFFEYSTNLVSLNPVSSNYFESSMPPTESTEFTAEANSTPYTSGSYYNRNNEIEKESVESTEGRLPSSDENQNRVGGFQNNSVTTTATEPYTDKISFLTTPVSDNYVVSPTPLPPSMFVHMVTYNWNKKSTSKKPEQQLSPPLFDAHSQAIRKGNDKIAASLRPENYPSTQTSAHNVRATTFASTKNYETSTEQPFKIPREKSLLTEAKVGISLPTSRNSYTKFRNLYNRVDEHNIETTERATPATTLLTEFPVTTTVSSVETTTSYANDSNDPFESTSRKKEEPKVLDNDHWTSSPAVTHLWETSVFVDPQRINYDLESDLESTVTTGTQFTVTDSRERIEYGNTPSFDDDMSIGSEESSSTDEDTSLSVQRSSRDEDSPTSFSLLPTSFTNTVTPKPLITTRSSITTTITSSVTSTKSLAGQQGLVTLLPYTAAASKSNGTENEIAEKLFGKLNASSTDTLMRVMKQADNNETVRQLVLLLIRHCNDPATNNTLQREKEELLNALLRLPVNEFSSEESKNVVAEINQLNLPAVKSVNYARSGSTAPPLITEPPVTTFRSKKSRKFRSTTENSANIARRSEKVSDENNSLQEDESFASDNRALELLRSLYTIATKWG, from the exons ATGTTGCGCAC AATCATGCACAAAAATTTATCCAGAATGGCATGCCttgaaataatcatatttttat GTTCAATGATCACTTTTACGGTCAGCAATTGCGAAACAGAG TTCCCGTCAGAGTTGGATTTATCAAGCCTAAAAACATCGTTAGAAAACGAAGAATCGTTGAGAAAAATAGTGAAAAGACTGGCACCGGAGAAGAATGGCGAGTACCAAATTTATCAAG TCTTCTTCGGAAATGTGGATCTTCTCAAGGAATGGCTCAAAGGAGCgg GCGTGACAGGACAGCCCGGAGTAGACTTTCCAGCACTCACGACAATTCCAGCCACTTCGTTCAGCTGTCGCGGCCTGAAAGGTGGTTACTACGCGGACTTGGAGACAAATTGTCAA GTATTCCACATCTGCGACAATGGCCGGAAGATATCGTTCCTCTGTCCCAACGGTACCATCTTTCAGCAATCGCAGTTGATTTGCGATTGGTGGTTCAAGGTGGACTGTAGCAAATCCACCGAGCTGTACGAGCAAAGCAGCGAGCAGCTAttcgaggaggaaagaagaCGAGCCGAGACGAGccgaaagaaatcgaaattcgACTATCAACAATCGATCGAGCAGCAAGATCGCGGCCAACAAGACGATTACTACGACGTTCAAAATCTTAGTTACGACGGGAAACAGAATGGAAGGATCAAACCTTACGAGGAGCCTCCCCAAGATAACCAGCTGCAATCGAACAGAGAGAGGATCAAATCCTCCCGTCATTTTGACTCCGGCAATAATTTCAGTCGGGAATCGAACGCGCAAAGAGATAACGATCAATTGTTCGGTGTTAATGGGTTTCAATCATCGAATCAACCGCCCAACTTGAAGCAACAATTCGATCAATTTACAAGGAATACCGAGGAAGGGAACGTGAATAGGTATTCGAGCACGAATCAAGATTATTACACAGCCTCGAAAAAGACTCAGAATTACTACGTGACCAATAGAAACTCGAATGCCCAACGGGACGATAAAGGATCAACTCTGAAGAGATTGAAGTTCAAAGGTTTGTCCGGTAGAAATAATTCAACCTCTACTACCGCTTCCCAAAGAGTGACTCCGGCTTATACCGAGTCGACCACGTTCAGAGGAGGCAATACCAGCCCTGTGAAAGAATCCCAGCAATTTGCGGAAAGCGCGGCTTTCGTTGGAAATCGTGGGAATCGATTCAACGAGAACACTGGAAACACGCATCACTATTACTACCAATTGTATATCAATCGAGGGGATTCTACCACGAGAAATCCTAATTACGACCCGACCACTTCGACCATCCGGGATAACGAAAACGACGTGTCCACGAGGAGAAACGATTACTCGCACTCCTATTACGAGACGACCACGCAATACCCGACACCCACAGCGACCACTACCCCCTACAACGACGAGATCGCCACGGAAAGTAGCCTCTCGACAAACTCGTTTGCCAATTTCGATACCCGACCAACCGAATCCCTTCGATTCGCCAATACCAACTACGAGTATCGCGGACACCAGAAGGTTAGAGGCAGCAACGTTCGAAGCAGCTTCGTCGATAAAAATCACCACAATATTAACGATAACAGGGAATCTAACAGAGTGGCTAACGTAGGAACGATTCCTCCAACCGCTCGTTCCTACGTGGCCACGGATGCGTATCGTCAAAACACCGTGACACCGAGCTCCCCGCAACAGAGGTATACGACTACCGGTCATTACCAGTCGCCTACGTCGACCGCGTCCTTTCGCAGCAATAATTTCGCTCGTGGCACGGAGAGGCCGGTGAACACGATCGATAGTCGGTCCAATGGATTGAACGGCGATACGAAACCGAGCGGGAAGAACCCTTCCACGGTTTCGCCAGGTTATCGACAAAACTTCATCAGCACCAGCACCGAGAAACCGTACAAGACCACCGCgatttatcaagaaaatacGGAGAAAGATCTGAGCCCTTACGATAGAAGTTTCACGTACAAACAGGGCAAAGTGATGTCCACTCTGGGTCCTTACGTCCCGTTCACCAGGAATTACGCCTACACTTGGGCAACCAGCACTTCGAGACCCACCCTCTACACTCCCACGGTGCCTACTTACACCACGGCTTACCCATCGCCGAAAGCTTCCACGCCGAAATCGAAACATCCTACATCGACGAGTGGAAGCAAGACGAACGGGTCGCGATCCTCCGAGAGGGAGCACGTGTTAAGCATGCTCCATTCCCTGAAGAATCTGGAGCACAGCGTGCCCGGCCTGTCCGACGCGTTCAAAGGTGGCGAGAGAGCGACCAATGTTTCCGTTCCCCCCGACCCATCCACCTTACACTCTCTGGCGCTCTATTTTTCCACGGCTACCGAGAACTTTAACTCCAACGAGACTACGGACTCGTCCGTGAACGTAGCATCCGTCGATACACTTTCGAAAAAAAGCAATGGAACGGTGCAAGTGCCGACCAGCCTTCTGACCCGACACACCATCGATTCGTACACGGAACTGTTCAAATTGAACGACGCTGTGGAGATAGATAACGCGACGAGCACGGAAGATCGTCTGGATAACGCGAACAGTTACGGAGAGGACGACGATCTGGAGCTTCAACAAAGCGGAGGATCACTGGACGACCTTCGAAAGTCGAACGGTACCAGACTTCGAGAACTGGCACAAGTGTTCACCCATGCTTTGTCCGCGTATTTATTGGATCCAGACACGTTCAAGAAGGTATTGACCGAGATCAGACCCACCGAACCGTCTCGAACTACTTTGGAAACCGATCTATGGGCTACCACCACCACTCCTTATCCTGCCCAGCAGGAGGACGAAGATGACGATTCATTGGGCGGGGAAAAGGACGAGGTTCTAGACTTCTCCGACGACAGCAACGATGTCAGGCAGAAATTGACCACCACTTATCCCACTACTTTCGAATTACCAAGCACTACGGCGgtacaagaaaatatttacgagGCCTTGAGCACGTTGCCAAGTACCTATTACACTACACCCAGAACATCTGGCCAAGATTTCTTCGAATACAGTACGAACTTGGTATCGTTGAATCCCGTCTCTAGTAACTATTTCGAGAGTTCCATGCCACCGACAGAGAGCACAGAGTTTACGGCAGAGGCGAACAGCACGCCGTACACGAGCGGATCTTATTACAATCGGAATAAcgagatagagaaagaaagcGTCGAGTCAACGGAGGGCCGTCTCCCCTCTTCCGACGAGAATCAAAATCGAGTCGGGGGTTTCCAAAACAACAGCGTCACGACAACCGCGACCGAACCGTACACGGACAAAATATCGTTCCTCACCACTCCCGTGAGCGATAATTACGTCGTCTCACCGACGCCCTTACCGCCATCGATGTTCGTGCACATGGTCACCTACAATTGGAACAAGAAATCGACCAGCAAAAAGCCCGAGCAACAGCTGAGTCCTCCGTTGTTCGACGCTCATTCCCAAGCGATTCGAAAGGGGAACGACAAGATTGCCGCGTCCCTGAGGCCCGAGAATTATCCCAGCACACAGACGTCGGCGCACAACGTACGCGCGACGACCTTCGCCTCGACCAAGAATTACGAGACGTCGACCGAGCAACCTTTCAAAATTCCTCGAGAAAAGTCGTTGTTGACCGAGGCAAAAGTTGGAATTTCCCTGCCTACGTCGCGAAACAGTTACACGAAATTCAGGAATCTTTACAATCGCGTGGACGAGCACAATATCGAGACAACCGAGAGAGCGACGCCTGCGACGACCCTTCTAACCGAATTCCCTGTAACAACAACCGTATCCAGCGTCGAGACTACGACGTCTTACGCGAACGACTCTAACGACCCGTTCGAATCCACGAGTCGCAAGAAGGAAGAACCCAAAGTATTGGACAACGATCATTGGACCTCGTCGCCGGCTGTCACCCATCTGTGGGAGACCTCCGTGTTCGTCGATCCTCAAAGGATCAACTACGATTTGGAGTCGGATCTCGAATCGACGGTGACAACGGGAACGCAGTTCACCGTCACGGACAGTCGGGAGAGGATAGAATACGGGAACACGCCTTCCTTCGATGACGACATGTCGATCGGTTCGGAGGAGTCGTCGTCCACGGACGAGGATACGTCGCTTTCCGTGCAAAGATCGTCCAGGGACGAGGACTCGCCGACGAGCTTCTCCCTGCTTCCAACTTCGTTCACGAACACCGTGACGCCAAAGCCACTGATCACCACACGATCCAGCATCACTACCACGATAACGTCCTCCGTCACGTCCACGAAATCGTTGGCTGGCCAACAGGGCTTGGTGACTTTGCTTCCTTACACGGCCGCCGCGAGCAAGTCGAACGGGACGGAGAACGAAATTGCGGAGAAATTGTTCGGCAAATTAAACGCTTCGAGCACCGATACGTTGATGAGAGTGATGAAACAGGCGGATAATAACGAGACCGTTCGACAACTCGTCCTCCTTTTGATACGGCATTGCAACGATCCGGCAACGAACAACACGTTGCAACGGGAGAAGGAGGAGTTGTTGAACGCGCTGCTCAGGTTGCCCGTGAACGAATTCTCGTCCGAGGAGTCGAAGAACGTGGTGGCCGAGATTAATCAGCTCAATCTGCCCGCCGTTAAGTCGGTTAATTACGCGAGAAGCGGTTCGACCGCGCCGCCGTTGATTACCGAGCCGCCTGTGACCACGTTCAGGAGTAAGAAGAGCCGTAAATTTCGCTCGACCACGGAAAATTCGGCGAATATAGCGAGACGATCGGAGAAGGTATCGGACGAGAATAATTCCCTGCAGGAGGACGAGAGTTTCGCGTCTGACAACAGGGCGCTTGAACTTCTCAGATCGTTGTACACTATAGCCACTAAATGGGGGTGA